In the Coriobacteriia bacterium genome, one interval contains:
- a CDS encoding FHA domain-containing protein — MIDLLLFAGRVALLILLYLFLLFAIKSGIGLAQGSRKSKQSVYTVTIVDGPPTLEGTTFNLNAILLIGRAPGNDIHVNDELLSGSHARLTPVQDGAVLEDLGSTNGTLLNGMPVRTPQALRPGDRIEAGSLKMVVDRQ; from the coding sequence GTGATTGATTTGCTCTTATTCGCCGGCCGAGTCGCCCTCCTCATACTCCTCTATCTTTTTTTGCTCTTCGCAATAAAGAGCGGGATAGGTTTGGCCCAAGGATCACGCAAATCAAAACAATCCGTCTATACCGTCACTATCGTCGATGGTCCGCCCACTCTCGAGGGAACGACGTTTAATCTCAACGCGATACTCCTCATCGGTCGCGCCCCCGGCAATGACATACACGTCAACGACGAACTCCTCTCCGGTTCGCATGCGCGCTTGACGCCTGTGCAAGACGGTGCGGTTCTCGAAGATCTCGGATCGACGAACGGAACGCTCCTCAACGGAATGCCGGTGAGGACACCCCAAGCTTTACGGCCCGGGGACAGAATTGAAGCAGGCTCTTTAAAAATGGTGGTTGACCGACAATGA
- a CDS encoding DUF3662 and FHA domain-containing protein, translating into MSSRSKKNSGGNMSNVEGALERAIERPFSRLFRSPLQPAEIEKAAIKEVEKTRKLGVNTIYVANVYTVVISPKDEATLGDLIETLESDLATRLHAYASNNNYLMSTRPIVAFVVDDSFKLGEVYVIGETLSEETIREEFGPDALPAAPKKSSAPRIQAEQPSYAANRHNRGLNVDPYLNNTFGVGGGQNAIPAVPRSSTFAPTGSLGGSFPVGSPTDDETALISSSGMQQNATATIAVKNQPPFVLNGQDRYVIGRKGLCDILIEDSRASRQHAEIVREGLGWAIADLDSTNGTLLNGQPVTHRRLKDGDVVTVGATAIAYRETEH; encoded by the coding sequence GTGAGCAGTCGCTCGAAGAAAAATTCAGGGGGCAACATGAGCAACGTCGAGGGTGCCTTGGAACGCGCAATCGAACGTCCTTTTTCACGCCTTTTCCGCTCCCCTCTTCAGCCGGCTGAAATTGAAAAAGCCGCCATCAAAGAGGTCGAAAAAACGCGCAAGCTCGGCGTGAACACGATTTATGTCGCCAACGTCTACACCGTCGTGATTTCGCCCAAAGACGAGGCCACCCTCGGAGATTTAATCGAAACGCTCGAATCGGACCTGGCGACGCGCCTTCATGCCTATGCATCGAATAACAACTACTTGATGTCGACTCGGCCCATCGTCGCTTTCGTCGTCGATGACAGTTTCAAACTCGGAGAGGTGTATGTGATAGGCGAAACTCTTTCCGAAGAAACCATACGCGAAGAGTTCGGCCCGGATGCGTTACCGGCAGCTCCGAAAAAGAGCTCCGCACCGCGCATTCAAGCCGAGCAGCCGTCCTATGCGGCCAATCGCCACAACAGAGGTCTCAACGTCGACCCTTATCTCAATAACACGTTCGGAGTGGGAGGCGGCCAAAACGCGATTCCCGCCGTCCCGCGTTCCTCGACATTCGCCCCGACCGGTTCATTGGGCGGTAGTTTCCCGGTGGGCAGCCCAACCGATGATGAAACCGCTTTGATTTCTTCGTCGGGAATGCAGCAGAATGCCACAGCGACCATCGCGGTCAAAAACCAACCCCCGTTCGTATTGAACGGGCAAGACCGCTACGTCATCGGTCGAAAGGGACTCTGCGACATTCTCATCGAAGACTCGCGAGCGAGCCGGCAGCATGCCGAAATAGTACGGGAAGGCCTCGGCTGGGCAATCGCCGACCTCGATTCGACGAACGGAACGCTCCTCAACGGGCAACCCGTCACCCACCGTCGCTTAAAAGACGGTGATGTGGTGACCGTGGGCGCAACCGCCATCGCATATAGAGAAACGGAACACTAG
- a CDS encoding serine/threonine protein kinase: protein MVATRKYSDTALSRETARRDAADALLLQPEELILGRYRPLETLGSGGYGTVFSAWDEQLKRRVAIKEIPLSPADAQTTSKDSLGLAEARTAAMLTHPNIATVYDFVSNHEGAYLIMEYIDGITLADIPSSALNDDTIASLAKSIGSALIHAHKNGVLHLDIKPRNILINHDGRVKIIDFGLALLSGTTGHGSAGGGTIGYMPLEQLRDKPASKETDEWAFAAVMYELCTDECPYANVAGSGASFQQMLHAQETDEPALLETGDAVLDAVFATALSRDAEDRYPGIKKFNEALLDRLGDERIGRKELQSVVEELTDDQTDEDRLEETRLERERAVDRSIVSAKTIWLTIWRIMVGGITATAVYHLFGYYRLSHALGAGAATSDGVPVPLLVGIILGALVGIAPRLGSVLSGLVLALLLGAAGQWAIASIALPICCSWWFFIARKSNAVASIGTLLVCFAVEANFSSSSSLQSLFPHLFRDNLAWMNLFLALAYIVTALVGALSMSRRKEQA, encoded by the coding sequence ATGGTCGCCACAAGAAAATATTCCGATACGGCCCTTTCCCGCGAAACCGCCCGCAGAGACGCAGCCGACGCCCTCTTGCTTCAGCCTGAGGAACTCATCCTCGGCCGATATCGTCCGCTTGAGACACTAGGTTCAGGCGGCTACGGCACCGTCTTTTCCGCTTGGGACGAACAGCTTAAGCGTCGCGTAGCCATCAAAGAAATCCCCCTGAGCCCCGCCGATGCACAGACCACCTCGAAAGATTCCCTCGGCCTTGCGGAGGCACGCACCGCGGCGATGCTGACCCACCCCAACATTGCAACCGTCTATGACTTCGTATCGAATCATGAGGGAGCCTATCTCATCATGGAGTATATCGACGGCATCACGCTCGCCGATATTCCGAGCAGCGCGCTCAACGACGACACCATCGCCTCCCTGGCAAAATCAATCGGCTCGGCTCTCATCCATGCACACAAAAACGGTGTCCTCCACCTCGACATCAAACCGCGCAATATCCTCATCAATCACGATGGACGCGTCAAAATCATCGACTTCGGACTCGCATTGCTCTCCGGCACGACGGGACACGGCTCGGCCGGCGGAGGCACCATCGGCTACATGCCGCTCGAACAATTGAGAGATAAGCCAGCAAGCAAAGAAACCGATGAGTGGGCCTTTGCGGCCGTCATGTACGAACTTTGCACCGACGAATGCCCTTATGCGAATGTCGCCGGTTCCGGTGCATCGTTTCAGCAGATGCTTCACGCCCAAGAAACCGATGAACCGGCTCTCTTGGAGACCGGAGATGCGGTGCTCGATGCTGTTTTTGCAACAGCGCTTTCACGCGACGCGGAAGACCGATACCCCGGCATCAAGAAGTTCAACGAAGCTTTGCTCGACCGCCTCGGAGATGAGCGCATCGGCCGAAAAGAACTGCAAAGTGTCGTCGAGGAGCTCACCGACGACCAAACCGACGAAGACCGACTTGAGGAAACACGCCTCGAACGCGAGCGCGCCGTAGACCGATCGATTGTTTCCGCAAAAACCATATGGCTCACCATTTGGCGTATCATGGTGGGAGGAATAACCGCTACGGCCGTGTACCATCTTTTCGGATACTATCGGCTTTCACACGCGCTCGGCGCGGGCGCCGCGACATCCGACGGAGTACCGGTTCCGCTGCTTGTGGGTATAATACTGGGCGCATTGGTCGGAATCGCACCTCGGCTCGGTTCGGTTTTGTCGGGGCTCGTGCTCGCTTTGCTTTTGGGGGCCGCCGGACAGTGGGCGATAGCGTCAATCGCTCTGCCCATATGCTGTTCGTGGTGGTTTTTCATCGCACGAAAGTCGAATGCGGTGGCAAGCATCGGCACGCTGCTGGTCTGTTTTGCCGTTGAGGCGAACTTTTCGAGTTCATCCTCTTTGCAAAGTTTGTTCCCTCATCTATTCCGGGACAACCTCGCGTGGATGAACCTATTTCTCGCACTAGCGTATATAGTAACAGCACTAGTCGGGGCATTATCGATGAGCAGAAGAAAGGAACAAGCGTGA
- a CDS encoding rubrerythrin family protein encodes MMELKGSITEANLQTAFAGESQARNKYTYYSGQALKDGFVQISKFFDETAHNEMAHAKIWFKILHGGSVPATRVALEDAAKGEHFEWTEMYPRFAKTAHEEGFDAIAVLFEEVAKIEKEHEVRYLNLRANVDNGEVFAKPEIVVWRCENCGHLHIGKEAPEECPVCSHPKAHFELIAKNY; translated from the coding sequence ATCATGGAACTCAAAGGTTCAATCACAGAGGCTAACCTCCAAACCGCATTCGCAGGAGAGTCGCAAGCCCGCAACAAATACACCTATTATTCAGGCCAGGCTCTCAAGGACGGGTTCGTTCAAATCTCGAAGTTCTTTGATGAGACCGCGCACAACGAGATGGCTCACGCGAAAATTTGGTTCAAGATTTTACACGGCGGCTCAGTGCCGGCCACGAGGGTTGCGCTTGAAGACGCCGCCAAAGGTGAGCACTTCGAGTGGACGGAAATGTATCCGCGTTTTGCAAAGACGGCCCATGAAGAGGGATTCGATGCTATCGCGGTGCTTTTCGAAGAGGTTGCTAAAATTGAAAAGGAACACGAGGTTCGCTATTTGAACTTACGCGCGAATGTCGATAACGGTGAAGTATTCGCAAAACCGGAGATAGTGGTGTGGCGTTGCGAAAACTGCGGACACCTACACATCGGCAAAGAGGCGCCCGAGGAGTGCCCCGTGTGCAGTCATCCGAAGGCGCACTTCGAGCTTATTGCGAAGAACTACTAG
- a CDS encoding type IV pilus twitching motility protein PilT, protein MDELLITMLEMGASDLHISNGSAPRVRVNGRLFELEGHPKFYGDDTVKVIVPIIPEKRLREYEETFESDLSYSLPGKSRFRVNVFRQRGAMGAVLRTIPFGIPTIKQLGLPQVCTDLADKPRGLVLVTGPTGSGKSTTLAAMIDYINETKAVHIVTMEDPIEFIHQNKKALVNQREIGEDTESFAAALKHVLRQDPDVILVGEMRDLETISAAITAAETGHLVFGTLHTIGGPETIDRIIDVFPPAQQNQIRMQLSGTLLGVLSQVLCETSDGKGRVLAQEIMLGIPAIGNLIREGKTHQMLSIIQSGGNIGMATLDHSLRQLFKEKKISAETALEKSQDAKSMAEQIGYKPSSSSSSQ, encoded by the coding sequence ATGGATGAGCTTTTAATCACCATGCTTGAAATGGGCGCATCCGACTTGCATATCAGCAACGGGTCGGCCCCCCGTGTCCGCGTGAACGGCCGCCTGTTCGAACTCGAAGGCCATCCGAAATTTTACGGCGACGATACCGTCAAGGTAATCGTCCCCATCATCCCCGAAAAACGTCTTCGAGAGTATGAGGAAACGTTCGAATCGGATCTTTCTTATTCGCTTCCCGGGAAATCACGATTCCGCGTCAACGTGTTCAGGCAACGCGGAGCGATGGGCGCCGTTTTACGTACCATCCCCTTCGGCATTCCCACCATAAAACAACTCGGCTTACCGCAAGTATGTACGGATCTGGCCGATAAGCCCCGCGGTCTCGTTCTCGTAACCGGACCTACCGGCTCGGGAAAATCAACGACGCTCGCGGCGATGATCGATTACATCAACGAAACGAAAGCCGTTCATATCGTCACGATGGAAGACCCCATCGAGTTCATACATCAGAACAAAAAAGCTTTAGTCAACCAGCGTGAAATCGGAGAAGACACTGAGAGCTTCGCCGCAGCGCTCAAACATGTGCTACGCCAAGACCCCGACGTCATCCTTGTCGGTGAGATGCGCGACCTCGAAACCATTTCAGCGGCGATCACCGCTGCTGAAACCGGCCACCTCGTCTTCGGAACGCTTCATACAATCGGAGGGCCTGAAACCATCGACCGTATAATCGATGTCTTCCCTCCTGCGCAACAAAACCAAATTCGCATGCAACTCTCCGGCACCCTGCTCGGTGTTCTGTCCCAAGTCCTCTGCGAAACCTCCGATGGAAAAGGACGCGTACTCGCCCAAGAAATCATGCTCGGAATTCCGGCCATCGGGAACCTGATCCGTGAAGGAAAGACTCACCAGATGCTAAGCATCATCCAATCCGGGGGTAACATCGGAATGGCGACGCTCGATCACAGCCTGCGCCAACTCTTCAAAGAGAAAAAGATATCAGCGGAAACCGCACTCGAAAAATCGCAAGATGCAAAAAGTATGGCCGAGCAGATCGGATATAAGCCCTCGTCTAGTAGTTCTTCGCAATAA
- the pilO gene encoding type 4a pilus biogenesis protein PilO: MKLSPRIKVALVLAGCFLIVLGVVAGTLYPQYKKSTVLKQEKLNAQADLLAARTLLAKRTQLAKESGQLAIDTANQKAEIPESAQLSDVLRQIQNIAYENNHWMVNITNTDPVTTVGMKYLSWDTEISLEGGWLDTLSFLRDLRDMNRQVRVTNVAFTRLTGIRGGSAVPNRVAKHWDPEAYPVKTIIKVQIYYIPQSSVLSAASASTAAASTSAATTQGGAK, from the coding sequence ATGAAACTTTCTCCTCGTATCAAAGTGGCACTGGTTCTCGCAGGTTGTTTTTTGATCGTTCTCGGCGTCGTCGCGGGCACCCTCTACCCTCAATATAAAAAATCTACAGTCCTCAAGCAAGAAAAACTCAACGCCCAGGCAGACCTCTTGGCCGCACGGACTTTGCTTGCCAAAAGGACACAGCTCGCAAAAGAGAGCGGCCAGCTCGCAATCGATACCGCCAACCAAAAGGCCGAGATACCGGAGAGCGCCCAGCTTTCGGATGTTTTGCGCCAAATACAGAACATAGCCTATGAAAACAACCACTGGATGGTAAACATCACGAACACCGATCCGGTTACGACCGTGGGCATGAAGTACCTCTCATGGGATACGGAGATTTCTCTCGAAGGTGGCTGGCTCGATACCCTGTCTTTCTTGCGCGACCTTCGCGATATGAATCGCCAAGTGCGCGTCACCAATGTCGCTTTCACTCGATTAACCGGTATCCGAGGTGGAAGCGCCGTCCCCAACAGGGTTGCGAAACACTGGGACCCGGAAGCATACCCGGTGAAAACCATCATCAAAGTGCAAATTTACTATATCCCCCAATCATCCGTCTTATCAGCGGCGAGCGCATCCACCGCCGCGGCATCGACGAGTGCCGCAACGACTCAAGGAGGTGCCAAGTAG